The genomic region CGTTTGTGTTGGGTATTCTTTTTTTCTTCTTTTACCGGTGCAAGGTCTGATTGCAGAAAATATTTTTTATGAATTTGGGCCTAAAACGGATAAGGTCATTGTCTTTACCGCATCGGTAGGTAGTGATAATCAAGCTACTGCTATAACCCTGCAACTGCAAAAATATGCACAAAAATTATCCGCTGAGGCGCCGGATACCCATATCATTGTTGCTATTACGAAAAAATGATATTTCCGAATTACCGGTTGACATTCCCGTAAAGCGGTACGAGGGGACTAAGGCGTTAATTCAGACTTTGATCACATATCCGAATGCCGCTGTATGTCTTGTTGCCCCCGATAAATCTGATAGCGCGCGGATTATTACGGGAACATCGAAAGGGACAACCCCTGCATGGTTTCTAAAAGCGGTATACGCTTCTTTGGAACAAAAAAATATTCCTATTGACTTTTATACTAACGCAGTTGTGTTTCACCGTCTCGGGTGGCTGCCTGATGACCCTGCTTTACGGCTCTATAATGAGGCAAATATTCCAGCAATAAAAATAGAAACCGGTGCGGATTTATCGGATTTTTTTTCTTCGGTTGCGCCTGCAGTTATTCAGAGTATGAGTAATGAATGGGATACTCATTATTTTGTTTTTAAACTGCATAAAAAGCTTGTTATCATCAACGAGCAGCATATAGTTATAACGCTTATCGTATCGTCAATACTCTTTTTATTATGGTTGATGTTTTTTAGCTTTTTATTCGGAAAAAAACGGGATCAACATGTAAAAGATTTATTTAAATTGTGGTGGATGCCGATCTATTTTTTCTTGGTCAATTGGCTCAGTTTTTTCTTAGGTTCTAAGATAACGGAAGTGCTTTTTTACCTGCGTTTTTCGTCTGTGAGCGAACTGAATTCATTTCCATTGACAGCGCTATTGATTAAATATGTGTTTGCACTGTTTTTTATGTTTACCGTTACCGCATTTAATAAATTTATTCCACTTCCAGCCAATCGCTTTATTTACGGATTTATTGCTCATGTCGTTTGTTTATTAAATATTTTAATTTTTTCTTTTTTTTACCTTTCGTTTTCAATCATCTTTATGGTCATTTATTTTGTTTCGGTGGCTGCCTATCATTTTAAAAATATCGTACTGCAAATTATATTTATTATGTGTCTTTTTTTACCACTTCTGCCGTTTGTGACGCATATTATTCTTTATCGTGAGTATATGTTTCATATCATATTTTTTATCAACCTTGCATCAGCCTGTATTTTTGTTCCGTTTGATCTGTTTTTAATCAGGCTTGGTCTTAGTATTGATAAGAAAAGAAAAATTACTAAACCGTTTTTTAGGATACCGATTCAATGTAAGGTTATGGGCGGGCTGTTTCTCGTATTAATGCTTTGGGTATTCGTTATGCCGGCAACGAGGAACACCGTTCATAATCGCTGGATGTTAATTCAACACCTTAACGGTGATGAAAGCAGTGTTGTAAAAAAATATATCGATTCTCCGACGGAAGAAAAGATAATGGATTACACCCGCGGCAATACACAGGGTTCAGCGGAAACCGCGGATAGTTTTTTAACTGTTCGTACCTCATTTGAAAATTACTTTGAGCGTAGCATCGGGACTATTACCATTGATTCGCCGTTAAAAATTGAAGCTTTTTCCGTAACATTGAGCGCACTGAATGATATTGCAATTTTTGAATCCGATGTTCGATTTGAACAAAATGCTTCCGGGGATACGGCAACGTTTGTGTCTTCTCCTCGTCCGGGTTTTCCTGTTATTATTCATTTTTCCGGTAAAAAGGATGCTGCGCTTACACTTTCGGTTGTGGTGTGGTCAAATGATAATCCGTTTGAAATAAAGTTGCCTGTCGATAATTCCAAAGATGCTGCCGGTAAAACGGAAGCGATACCGTTCCTCTTAAAGATAGAGAAAACGCTGCATATTACGGCACAAGATAAGGGGTAAATAGCGTTGCAAAACTGCATTATCAGTCTTCCGATGCGATGCCGCTGCATTGTTGTTCACTTTTGGCTACTGCTGCTATTGACAGTGAACAAAACCTAAAATATACTCCGTTACATGAAAAGACGGTACTTTCAGATTATCGAATTGATGAAAAAAAATCCGGCGATTACGCAACGAGATATTGCCGGAACGTTAAAAATATCGCTCGCGTATGTCAATCAAATTCTCTTTGCTATGGAACAGGACGGCCTTCTTAAAACGAACGGATTACCCGCCATCGGTAAAAGAGTTCTGACGATTAAAGCGCATACCGAATACGATTCATGTAAGGTTGATAATGCTATTATCATGGCGGCGGGTTTCGGTTCGCGGTTTATTCCACTCACCTATGCCATCCCTAAGGGGCTGCTGGAAGTGTTCGGCGAGCGGATGATTGAACGCCAGATCAAACAGCTGCAAGAAGTAGGCATTACCGATATTACCGTAGTCGTCGGCTACCTGAAAGACACCTTCGAGTATCTTATCGATAAATATAATGTAAAACTTGTGTATAATCCCGATTTTGAAAGCAAAAACAATCTTTCAACACTGTATCATGTCCGCGATAGGCTCAAAAATACGTATATTCTTTCCAGCGACAACTGGCTGCGGAAAAATATGTATCACGCGCATGAATACGATTCATGGTATTCGTCGGTCAAAATGAACGAGAAAACCAACGAATGGGTGCTGCAGCTCGGTTTACACGACAAGATAATGAAGGTAAAGGTCGGCGGCAGAAACGCATGGGTGATGTACGGGACGGTCTATTTTTCGCACGCCTTTTCCGATGCTATTCGCCCGCTGATTGAAGATGCATATTACCGTGATGACACCGACGACTGGTACTGGGAAGACGTGTTGCGTCGTCACTTAAATACGCTGACGATGTTTGCTAATAAGCAGCCTGCTAATCAAGTATATGAATTTGAGTCACTGGAAGAGCTGCGCCAATTCGACACCTCATACATGGTTTCCACACAGAATAAATGGATGGAATTGATTTCCCGTGTGTTCGGAAAGCCTGAAATGCAGATTAAAAATTTGCGTCCGTTGCGGCTTGGGATGACCAATAAATCTTTTATATTCGAATTGAATAACAACAAATATATTTTCCGCATTCCGGGCGCCGGTACTGATATTCTTATCAATCGGAAACAGGAACATGCAGTGTATAAGGCGATTGAACCACTCGGTATCTCC from Treponema vincentii harbors:
- a CDS encoding phosphotransferase, with the protein product MKRRYFQIIELMKKNPAITQRDIAGTLKISLAYVNQILFAMEQDGLLKTNGLPAIGKRVLTIKAHTEYDSCKVDNAIIMAAGFGSRFIPLTYAIPKGLLEVFGERMIERQIKQLQEVGITDITVVVGYLKDTFEYLIDKYNVKLVYNPDFESKNNLSTLYHVRDRLKNTYILSSDNWLRKNMYHAHEYDSWYSSVKMNEKTNEWVLQLGLHDKIMKVKVGGRNAWVMYGTVYFSHAFSDAIRPLIEDAYYRDDTDDWYWEDVLRRHLNTLTMFANKQPANQVYEFESLEELRQFDTSYMVSTQNKWMELISRVFGKPEMQIKNLRPLRLGMTNKSFIFELNNNKYIFRIPGAGTDILINRKQEHAVYKAIEPLGISDKVIYFDQTTGVKISQFEENMHIADPRNPNDLEACMWIARKLHTSGITVRHRFDFRERINFYEKQAEAKHGILFYDYAEVREKMNALLNLLDTLKKPEALTHIDLICDNFIISDSEVKLIDWEYAAMCDPLADLAMFSIYSYFSEAQINDLMHRYFRRDPEGEEKLRVYIYVALAGFLWALWTCYKQALGENFGEYGLKMYRYAKDYYKHVMQLHGIQTTEFSDEQNNETANE